From the Musa acuminata AAA Group cultivar baxijiao chromosome BXJ3-7, Cavendish_Baxijiao_AAA, whole genome shotgun sequence genome, one window contains:
- the LOC135643689 gene encoding vacuolar-processing enzyme-like, giving the protein MARFAAGALRRLVLVLVPLLLVESRLDPIRLPSDRVAKPIIGEGDALGTRWAVLIAGSNGYYNYRHQADVCHAYQVLKKGGLQDENIIVFMYDDIANNEDNPRPGVIINDPRGEDVYAGVPKDYVGDDVNVNNFLAVLLGNKTVLSGGSGKVVNSGPNDHIFIFYSDHGGPGVLGMPTYPYLYADDLIAVLKKKHASGSFKSMVFYLEACESGSIFEGLLPDNIKVYATTAANTTESSYGTYCPGMFPSPPPEYSTCLGDLYSVSWMEDSYMHNWRIETLKQQYQLVKTRTAVHRTYLFGSHVMQYGDLDLNAKKLVSYVGSNPANDNPTYVDYNSLPPIPEAVNQRDADLIHFWHKFHRAPEGSHQKLNAQKHLLEVMEHRLHIDTSIQLIGKLLFGSEQGPEVLESVRPAGQPLVDDWSCLKSMVRAFETYCGSLSQYGMKHMRSLANICNAGIREETMAEVSAQACLRFPSNSWSSLHRGFSS; this is encoded by the exons CATAAGGTTGCCGTCCGATCGCGTGGCAAAACCGATCATCGGTGAGGGCGACGCTTTGGGGACGAGGTGGGCGGTCCTCATTGCCGGATCCAATGGATACTACAACTACCGCCATCAG GCTGATGTATGTCATGCATACCAAGTCCTGAAAAAGGGTGGATTGCAAGATGAGAATATCATTGTTTTCATGTATGATGACATTGCTAATAATGAGGATAATCCTAGACCTGGGGTCATTATCAATGATCCACGGGGTGAAGATGTTTATGCTGGAGTGCCAAAG GACTATGTCGGAGATGATGTTAACGTGAACAACTTCCTTGCTGTACTCCTTGGAAACAAAACTGTTTTGTCTGGAGGAAGTGGGAAGGTTGTTAATAGTGGTCCAAATGATCATATCTTCATTTTCTACTCTGATCACGGTGGACCTGGAGTACTTG GGATGCCCACTTATCCTTACCTTTATGCGGATGACTTGATTGCCGTGTTAAAGAAAAAGCATGCTTCTGGATCCTTTAAAAGCATG GTATTTTATCTTGAAGCTTGTGAATCTGGGAGTATTTTTGAGGGCCTTCTCCCAGACAATATAAAAGTATATGCAACCACTGCAGCAAATACTACAGAGAGTAGTTATGGAACTTACTGCCCCGGAATGTTCCCTTCCCCTCCTCCAGAATACTCTACCTGTTTGGGGGATCTGTATAGTGTTTCTTGGATGGAAGACAG CTATATGCACAATTGGCGGATTGAAACACTGAAGCAGCAGTATCAACTT GTCAAAACCAGGACTGCAGTTCACAGGACATATTTATTTGGTTCTCATGTCATGCAATACGGGGATCTGGATCTAAATGCAAAAAAACTTGTTTCGTACGTAGGTTCTAATCCTGCCAATGATAATCCCACTTATGTTGATTATAATTCCTTGCCACCAATACCAGAGGCTGTGAACCAACGTGATGCAGATCTAATTCATTTCTGGCATAAG TTTCATAGAGCACCTGAAGGTTCCCATCAGAAACTTAACGCTCAAAAGCATCTACTAGAAGTAATGGAACATCGTCTGCATATAGATACCAGTATACAACTTATTGGAAAGCTTCTTTTTGGTTCCGAGCAAGGGCCTGAAGTGCTCGAGAGTGTCCGACCAGCTGGCCAGCCTTTAGTGGATGACTGGTCCTGTCTCAAGTCAATG GTACGGGCCTTCGAAACATACTGTGGGTCTTTATCTCAGTATGGAATGAAACACATGAGGTCCCTAGCGAACATCTGCAATGCAGGCATCAGGGAGGAAACCATGGCCGAGGTTTCTGCTCAAGCTTGCCTGAGGTTTCCCTCAAACAGCTGGTCTTCTCTCCACAGAGGCTTTAGTTCCTGA